The Streptomyces sp. NBC_00162 sequence GCGGGACGCCGGCTGGACGACGCCCGGCCCTGGGTGGACGCCCGGATGCCGGACGGCACCCGGCTGCACGCGGTGCTCCCACCGGTGTCGGTCGGGTCTGCCTGCCTTTCGCTGCGCGTGGTGCGGCCGCGGGCCTTCACGCTGGAGAAGCTCGTCGCGGCGGGCACACTGCCGCCCGGCGGACACCGGCTGCTCCGGGAAATGGTCGAGGCCCGGCTGTCCTTCCTCGTCTCGGGCGGGACCGGAACGGGCAAGACCACCCTGCTCAGTGCCCTGTTGGGCCTGGTCGGCCCAGGTGAGCGGATCGTGCTGGCCGAGGATTCGGCCGAGCTGCGCCCCGACCATCCGCACGTGGTGCGGCTGGAGACCCGGCCCGCCAACCAGGAGGGCGCGGGCCTGGTCACGCTGGCCGATCTGGTGCGGCAGGCGCTGCGGATGCGCCCCGACCGGCTGGTGGTCGGCGAGGTCCGTGGACCCGAGGTCGCGGATCTCCTGGCGGCTTTGAACACGGGACACGAGGGAGGCTGCGGCACGGTCCATGCCAATGCCGCCGCCCACGTGCCGGCCCGACTCGAGGCTCTGGGGACGGCCGCCGGGCTCGACCGGGCCGCCCTGCACAGCCAGTTGGCGGCAGCGCTGACCCTGGTGGTCCACCTCGTAAGGGACCGGGAAGGGCGGCGCCGGGTGGCCGAGGTGCACGTGCTGGAGCGGGATGCCGCCGGGCTGGTGGTCACCGTACCGGCGCTGCGCTGGGCCGCGCGGGGCTTCGTACGGGAGCGGGGCTGGGAGCGGCTGCGTCCGTTGCTGCGAGGTGTCCGGTGAGCCCCGGGGCGGCGCTGCCCGTGCCGGTGTTCGCCGGGGTGCTGTGTGCCGGGGCGGCCGCCTGGGGGCTGACCGGCGGAGACCGGGTGTCGCGGCGGGCCCGGGTGGTGCTGGCCGGGGGTGGTCCGGTGGTGCCTCGCGGGCCGGCCCCCCTGGAGCGGCTGCTGGTCGCCGTACGGGTCCGGTCGGCGCGGTGGCGGGAGTGGGCCGGCCTCGGGGCCGGGCTGCTGGTCGCGGTGCTCGGCGGGTCGGTGATCCCCGTGCTGGCCGGGGCCGTCGCGGTGCCGCTGGTGCGCCGGTGGCTGCGGACACGGGCGCGGGAGCGGGACCGGGCGGCGAGGGCCGCCGAGGTCGTGGCGCTGTGCGGTGCGGTGGTGGGGGAGCTGCGGGCGGGAGCCCAGCCCGGGCAGGCCCTGACGGCCGCGATACGGCGGACGGAGCCCGGCTCCGGTGGTCCCGGGGCGGCGGAGGCAGGGGTGCTGGCCGCCGCGGCGTTCGGCGGGGACGTGCCGGGGGCGATGCGCCAGGCGGCCCGCGAGCCCGGCGCGGAAGGACTGGCGGGGATGGCTGCCTGCTGGCGGGTCTCGGTGGACGGCGGTGCGGGCCTGGCCGCCGGGCTGGACCGGCTGGAAGGCGCTCTGCGGGCCGAGCGGGACCGGCAGGAGTCGCTGCGGGCCCAGCTGGCGGGGGCGCGGTCCACGGCGGTGGTGCTCGCCCTGCTGCCCCTTGTTGGCCTGCTGATCGGCACCGGGCTGGGTGCGGATCCGCTGCGCGTGCTGCTGCACACCCCGATCGGGTGGGGCTGCCTGGTCGCGGGCGCACTGCTGGAGGCGCTGGGGCTGCTGTGGTGCCGGCGGATCGTACGGATGGGGGAGCGGTGATGGGCGGCTTCGCGGTCCACAGGCTGGGGATCGTGCTGTGTCTGGCGGTGGCGGCGCTGACTGCGGTGTCCGCGCTTGCGGCGCGGCTGCGCGAGCGGCGGGCCCGGCGCAGGATCGGGCTCCTGCTCGGGGTGCGGCCGGGCCCGCGGGAGCCGGTGTGGCGTGCCCGGTTGCGCGGCGCGGCGGCCGGGTGGGCCGCACCGGCCGCGGCGCTGCTGGCGGGCTGGGTGCTCGTCGGCGGTGTGGCCGGTGTGGCCGTCGGTGGTCTGGCGGCGCTCGGAGCGCGGCGCTGGCAGACCAGGGCGCGCCCGTCGGCGGGGGTGGATCCACGGGAGGTGGAGCGCCAGCTGCCGTTCGCCGCCGATCTGTTGGCCGCGTGTCTGGCGGCCGGGGCCGGTCCGGTGGAGGCCGCCGAGGTCGTGGGGGAGTCGCTGGGCGGCCCGGTGGGCGAGCGGCTGGCGCGGGCCGGGGCGGAGCTGCGGCTCGGCGGTGAACCGGGAGCCGGGTGGGGGAGGTTAGCGGAGATACCGGGCGCCCGTGCCCTCGCGGAATGCCTGGAGCGGGCAGCCCGGACGGGGGCTCCCGCATCGGAACCGGTCTCCCGGCTCGCGTCGGCCCTCCGGGAGGACCGGGGCCGGCAGGCGGGCGCCAGGGCGCAGCGGGCGGCGGTGCTCATCACGGCCCCGGTGGGGCTGTGTTTCCTCCCCGCATTTCTGGCGATCGGGGTCGCACCGGTGGTGATCGGAATGGCCTCCGGCCTTCTCTCGAACACCTGACGTCACATTAACCACTTGCATCAACAACGGAAATCAACAGGAGGTTGCCATGAGGATCATCTGGTTTCGTGTGCGGACGGCACTGCGCGGTCGCGGAGGCGATGCGGGGATGTCCACTTCGGAATACGCCATGGGCACGATCGCGGCCTGTGCGTTCGCCGCTGTTCTGTACAAGGTGGTGACGAGTGAAGTGGTCTCCACGGCCCTTCAGTCGACCATCGGGAAGGCACTCGATGTGCCGTTCTGAGGGCGACTCCGGAGCAGGGCGGAAAAGGAGAGACCGGGGATATGTGACGGCGGAGGCGGCCCTGGTGATCCCGGCTCTGGTCCTCTTCGCCGCGCTGCTGGTGTGGGCGCTGATGGCGGCGGCCGCGCAGATCCGGTGTGTGGACGCGGCCCGGGCCGGCGCCCGGGCGGCGGCCCGGTCGGAGCCCGTGGAGGTGGCGGTGGCGGCGGCCCGGGCGGCCGCGCCGTCGGGGGCTCGAGTGGAGCTGGAGCGGGAGGGAGATCTCTGGCGGGTGCGGGTGGCGGCCCCGGCTCCGGGCCCGCGCGGACTGCCGGTACGGCTCGGGGCGCAGGCGGTGGCCCTGGCGGAGGACAGCGTGGGGCCGCCGCCGTGAGCCGGGACCGGGGTTCGGCGACCGTGTGGGCGGTGCTGGTGGCGACGGTGCTGGGGGCGGTGTTCGGCGGTGTGCTGCTGCTCGGTCAGGCGGTGGTGGCCCGGCATCGGGCGGCGGTCGCCGCGGACCTGGCGGCCCTCGCGGCGGCGGCGTACTGGGCCCACGGGCCGGAGACGGCCTGTGCCGCGGCGCTGCGGGTGGCCCGGGCGCAGGACGCGACCCTGGCCGCCTGCAGCCTCCGGGGCGAGGTCGCGGAGGTCACGGCCCGCCCGGCGGCCGGGACCTTCACCCCGGCGATCCGGGCCCGTGCGGGTCCGCCTCGGGAGGGGATTGCGCCAGGAGACGGGTGAGGAGGCGGATGGCGCCGCGCTTGTGGAGCGGGTCGTTGCCGTTGCCGCACTTGGGCGACTGGATGCAGGAAGGGCAGCCGGCCTCGCATTCGCAGGCCGCGATGGCGTCGCGGGTCGCCGTCAGCCAGGCGCGGGCGGTGTGGAAGGCCCGCTCCGCGAATCCGGCGCCGCCGGGGTGGCCGTCGTAGACGAAGACCGTGGGGAGGAGGGTGTCGGGATGCAGCGGCACGGAGACGCCGCCGATGTCCCAGCGGTCGCAGGTGGCGAACAGCGGGAGCAGGCCGATGGAGGCGTGCTCGGCGGCGTGCAGGGCGCCGCCGAGGATCTCCGGGTTGATCCGGGCCTCGTCGAGCTGGTCCTCGGTGACGGTCCACCACACGGCCCGGGTGCGCAGGGTGCGGGGCGGCAGGTCCAGCTTGGTCTCGCCCAGCACCTCGCCGGTGATCAGCTTGCGGCGCAGATAGGAGACGACCTGGTTGGTGACCTCGACCGAGCCGTAGCAGAGCCGGGCCGGGCCCCACGGGACCTCGGTCTCGGTCTCCAGGACGGAGATGGAGGTGGTGTCGCGGGCGGTGGTGGAGAAGGGCGGGTTCGCCTCTTCCACGAGGGCCACCGAATCCTCGAGGTCCAGGTGCTTCACGAGATACGTGCGGCCCTGGTGGAGGTGGACGGCCCCGTCGTGGACGGCGGTGTGGGCGGCCGACTCGTCGACCGTGCCCAGCAGCCGCCCGGTCGAGGCCTCGACGATCTGCACCGGGCGGCCGCCGCCGCCCCGGATGTCGGTCAGGTCCGAGGCCCGCTCCCGGCGGGTCCAGTGCCAGGCCGTGGCCCGCCGGCGGAGCAGTTTCGCCGCTTCGAGCTGGGGGAGGAGGTCCTTGGTCGCCGGGCCGAAGAGCTCCAGGTCCGTATCGGTCAGCGGGAGCTCCGCCGCGGCCGCGCACAGGTGGGGGGCGAGGACGTACGGGTTGTCGGGGTCCAGCACGGTGGCTTCCACGGGCTGCCGGAACAGCGCCTCGGGGTGGTGGACGAGGTAGGTGTCCAGCGGGTCGTCGCGGGCGATCAGCACGGCCAGGGCGCCCTGGCCCGAGCGCCCGGCCCGGCCCGCCTGCTGCCACAGGGAGGCCCTGGTGCCCGGGTACCCGGTGATCAGGACGGCGTCCAGGCCCGAGACGTCCACGCCCAGCTCCAGGGCGGTCGTGGCGGCCAGGCCCAGCAGCTCGCCGGAGTGCAGGGCCCGCTCCAGAGCCCGGCGCTCCTCGGGCAGATAGCCGCCCCGGTAGGCGGCGACCCGCCGGGCCAGTGAGCGGTCCACCTCGGAGAGTCGTTCCTGGGTGATCACGGAGATCAGCTCGGCGCCGCGCCGGGAGCGCACGAAGGCGACCGTACGGACCCCCTGGAGGACCAGGTCGGTCAGCAGGTCCGCGGTCTCGGCCGTGGCCGTACGGCGTACGGGCGCGCCCTTCTCGCCCCGCAGCTCGGTGAGGAGCGGCGGCTCCCAGAGGGCGAAGA is a genomic window containing:
- a CDS encoding TadA family conjugal transfer-associated ATPase, which codes for MSAVLLDAVRRRLAETGAEPTPARVAAALRAQGRLLGDAEVLGVAAELWSELVGAGPLEPLLADPEVTDVLVAAPDRVWVDRGGGLELTGVTFEGPEAVRRLAQRLAAVAGRRLDDARPWVDARMPDGTRLHAVLPPVSVGSACLSLRVVRPRAFTLEKLVAAGTLPPGGHRLLREMVEARLSFLVSGGTGTGKTTLLSALLGLVGPGERIVLAEDSAELRPDHPHVVRLETRPANQEGAGLVTLADLVRQALRMRPDRLVVGEVRGPEVADLLAALNTGHEGGCGTVHANAAAHVPARLEALGTAAGLDRAALHSQLAAALTLVVHLVRDREGRRRVAEVHVLERDAAGLVVTVPALRWAARGFVRERGWERLRPLLRGVR
- a CDS encoding type II secretion system F family protein translates to MSPGAALPVPVFAGVLCAGAAAWGLTGGDRVSRRARVVLAGGGPVVPRGPAPLERLLVAVRVRSARWREWAGLGAGLLVAVLGGSVIPVLAGAVAVPLVRRWLRTRARERDRAARAAEVVALCGAVVGELRAGAQPGQALTAAIRRTEPGSGGPGAAEAGVLAAAAFGGDVPGAMRQAAREPGAEGLAGMAACWRVSVDGGAGLAAGLDRLEGALRAERDRQESLRAQLAGARSTAVVLALLPLVGLLIGTGLGADPLRVLLHTPIGWGCLVAGALLEALGLLWCRRIVRMGER
- a CDS encoding type II secretion system F family protein, which encodes MGGFAVHRLGIVLCLAVAALTAVSALAARLRERRARRRIGLLLGVRPGPREPVWRARLRGAAAGWAAPAAALLAGWVLVGGVAGVAVGGLAALGARRWQTRARPSAGVDPREVERQLPFAADLLAACLAAGAGPVEAAEVVGESLGGPVGERLARAGAELRLGGEPGAGWGRLAEIPGARALAECLERAARTGAPASEPVSRLASALREDRGRQAGARAQRAAVLITAPVGLCFLPAFLAIGVAPVVIGMASGLLSNT
- a CDS encoding DUF4244 domain-containing protein yields the protein MRIIWFRVRTALRGRGGDAGMSTSEYAMGTIAACAFAAVLYKVVTSEVVSTALQSTIGKALDVPF
- a CDS encoding TadE family type IV pilus minor pilin is translated as MCRSEGDSGAGRKRRDRGYVTAEAALVIPALVLFAALLVWALMAAAAQIRCVDAARAGARAAARSEPVEVAVAAARAAAPSGARVELEREGDLWRVRVAAPAPGPRGLPVRLGAQAVALAEDSVGPPP
- a CDS encoding Rv3654c family TadE-like protein — encoded protein: MSRDRGSATVWAVLVATVLGAVFGGVLLLGQAVVARHRAAVAADLAALAAAAYWAHGPETACAAALRVARAQDATLAACSLRGEVAEVTARPAAGTFTPAIRARAGPPREGIAPGDG
- a CDS encoding DEAD/DEAH box helicase gives rise to the protein MAFNHLPAGAHDALGPLSRTPVTHSVPMANTHRPGRPTAPADPRPTPGTVLDRLSRGSSRAARITHTEHLPPREGRHAVWPDRIRTDVVAAIQAAGIGHPWEHQAAAAEHALDGESVVVATGTASGKSLAYLAPVLSALADGAEAPNGRGATALYLAPTKALAADQRRAVRELAAPLGNAVRPAVYDGDTPVEEREWVRQYANYVLTNPDMLHRGILPAHPRWSSFLKALRYVVIDECHTYRGVFGSHVAQVLRRLRRLCARYGSDPVFLLASATASDPAAAASRLTGTRVIEITDDASPRGEVVFALWEPPLLTELRGEKGAPVRRTATAETADLLTDLVLQGVRTVAFVRSRRGAELISVITQERLSEVDRSLARRVAAYRGGYLPEERRALERALHSGELLGLAATTALELGVDVSGLDAVLITGYPGTRASLWQQAGRAGRSGQGALAVLIARDDPLDTYLVHHPEALFRQPVEATVLDPDNPYVLAPHLCAAAAELPLTDTDLELFGPATKDLLPQLEAAKLLRRRATAWHWTRRERASDLTDIRGGGGRPVQIVEASTGRLLGTVDESAAHTAVHDGAVHLHQGRTYLVKHLDLEDSVALVEEANPPFSTTARDTTSISVLETETEVPWGPARLCYGSVEVTNQVVSYLRRKLITGEVLGETKLDLPPRTLRTRAVWWTVTEDQLDEARINPEILGGALHAAEHASIGLLPLFATCDRWDIGGVSVPLHPDTLLPTVFVYDGHPGGAGFAERAFHTARAWLTATRDAIAACECEAGCPSCIQSPKCGNGNDPLHKRGAIRLLTRLLAQSPPEADPHGPGSPG